Proteins encoded in a region of the Cytobacillus pseudoceanisediminis genome:
- a CDS encoding fatty acid desaturase yields MTSKQKQLNLKKQMAPYEKSDLTRSIMQLVNTLGPFFLLWFLAYKSLSFSYLLTLGISVIAAGFLVRIFIIFHDCCHHSFFKNRKANKIVGTFTGILTIFPYHQWQHDHNVHHATSGNLDKRGTGDIWTLTVKEYQDAAWSTRAAYRIYRNPFVMLGLGPIYVFLLKNRFNRKGARKNERINTYLTNAAIAGLYAFMCWAIGWEAFLMVQGPIFLISGAAGIWLFYVQHTFEDSYFEEDDKWEYVKAAVEGSSFYKLPKVLQWLTGNIGFHHIHHLSPRVPNYNLESAHYNTAELQNVPTITFSTSLKSLRFRLWDEDAQDFTGYGAARQSALSKKQSRAKTASVKP; encoded by the coding sequence ATGACTTCTAAACAAAAACAACTCAACTTAAAAAAACAAATGGCACCCTATGAAAAATCCGATTTAACACGCAGCATCATGCAGCTGGTCAATACTCTGGGACCTTTTTTCCTGCTATGGTTCCTTGCTTATAAGAGCCTGAGCTTTTCTTACCTGCTGACGCTTGGCATATCTGTCATTGCAGCTGGCTTCCTGGTCAGGATCTTCATCATTTTCCATGATTGCTGCCACCATTCCTTTTTCAAAAATCGCAAAGCAAACAAAATTGTTGGCACATTCACAGGGATACTTACCATTTTCCCTTATCACCAATGGCAGCATGACCACAATGTTCACCATGCAACAAGCGGTAATCTGGACAAGCGTGGTACAGGAGATATCTGGACACTGACAGTGAAAGAATACCAGGATGCGGCTTGGTCGACACGCGCAGCCTATCGCATCTACCGCAATCCGTTCGTCATGTTAGGTTTAGGCCCGATTTATGTATTTTTGTTAAAAAATCGATTTAACAGAAAAGGGGCAAGAAAGAATGAACGCATCAATACTTATCTTACAAACGCAGCCATCGCTGGTTTGTATGCGTTCATGTGCTGGGCCATCGGATGGGAAGCATTCCTGATGGTGCAGGGACCTATCTTTTTAATTTCCGGAGCAGCGGGGATTTGGCTTTTCTATGTACAGCATACATTTGAAGACTCCTATTTTGAAGAAGATGATAAGTGGGAGTATGTAAAAGCGGCAGTAGAAGGAAGCTCCTTTTACAAGCTTCCAAAAGTACTTCAGTGGCTAACCGGGAACATCGGGTTCCATCATATTCATCACTTAAGCCCGCGCGTGCCTAACTATAATCTCGAAAGCGCACATTATAATACAGCTGAGCTTCAGAATGTACCGACGATTACTTTTTCGACCAGTCTAAAGTCACTTCGATTCCGCTTATGGGATGAAGATGCCCAGGACTTCACTGGATATGGAGCAGCCAGGCAGTCTGCCCTCAGCAAAAAACAGAGCAGAGCGAAAACGGCATCTGTGAAGCCATAA
- a CDS encoding sensor histidine kinase has product MFKKYFTTLKSSGISPYIWSVFSILPFYFIFRSTSKIAIAVGIILTILFFISLRFAFISRKWPVYLWTGILISISITMTILFSFIYFAFYIAYYNGHIKNRIAFLTLYVIHLVATTISININFVTQKPLFLEQIPFIIIIWISVILLPFNIHNKKKQEMLEEQLEDANKRIAELVKQEERQRIARDLHDTLGQKLSLIGLKSDLARKLISKDPDQAKEELIDVQQTARTALNEVRKMVSQMRGIRLKEEIILVKQILKAASIEFIGEEDIKLKNVSLFLENILSMCMKEAVTNVVKHSNATECRISIEQTWNEVSITVQDNGVGMNPATDVGKGSGLLGLGERLDFVNGSLDIESENGTTITMKVPTVVKETNKEEKA; this is encoded by the coding sequence ATGTTTAAAAAGTATTTCACCACATTGAAAAGTTCAGGCATTTCTCCTTATATATGGAGTGTATTCAGCATTTTGCCGTTTTATTTCATCTTCAGGTCCACCTCTAAAATCGCCATAGCCGTAGGCATTATCCTGACCATTTTATTTTTTATATCATTGCGTTTTGCCTTTATATCGCGGAAGTGGCCTGTCTATCTATGGACTGGCATCTTAATCAGCATATCGATTACGATGACCATTCTGTTTTCGTTTATTTATTTTGCTTTTTATATTGCTTATTACAATGGCCATATCAAAAACAGGATTGCATTTTTAACGTTATATGTCATCCATCTTGTTGCAACCACCATCTCAATAAACATTAATTTTGTCACACAGAAGCCATTATTTCTCGAGCAGATACCTTTTATCATTATCATCTGGATCAGTGTGATTTTGCTTCCTTTTAACATTCACAATAAGAAAAAGCAGGAAATGCTTGAAGAACAGCTCGAAGATGCCAACAAAAGGATTGCGGAGCTTGTCAAACAGGAAGAAAGGCAGCGGATTGCCCGAGATCTTCATGATACACTCGGACAAAAATTGTCTCTGATCGGGTTAAAAAGCGATCTGGCCCGTAAGCTTATCAGCAAGGATCCTGACCAGGCAAAGGAAGAACTTATAGACGTTCAGCAAACGGCCAGAACAGCATTAAACGAAGTAAGAAAAATGGTTTCCCAGATGAGAGGAATCAGGCTGAAGGAAGAAATTATACTTGTTAAGCAAATCTTAAAGGCAGCCTCAATCGAATTCATCGGGGAAGAAGATATCAAATTAAAGAACGTGTCGCTATTCCTTGAGAATATTCTAAGCATGTGCATGAAAGAAGCTGTGACAAATGTAGTAAAACACAGTAATGCTACAGAATGCCGCATCAGCATTGAACAAACCTGGAATGAAGTTAGCATTACTGTCCAGGATAACGGGGTCGGCATGAATCCCGCAACAGATGTCGGCAAGGGGTCAGGACTGCTTGGATTAGGAGAGCGGCTCGACTTTGTCAATGGAAGTCTTGATATCGAATCTGAAAATGGAACAACGATTACAATGAAGGTGCCAACAGTCGTAAAAGAAACAAATAAGGAGGAAAAGGCATGA
- a CDS encoding response regulator transcription factor, giving the protein MIKIVIAEDQRMVLGALGSLLNLEDDMEVIGKASNGKEAISLVQTLKPDVCIMDIEMPEKSGLEAAEELKGIGCKVIILTTFARSGYFQRALKAGVRGYLLKDSPSEELASSIRNVVEGKRIYAPELMDDVYGEENPLTDREKEVLELIADGKNTREIADQLSIKTGTVRNYISAILDKLEVTNRIEAITQSKEKGWFK; this is encoded by the coding sequence ATGATTAAAATCGTCATAGCTGAAGACCAGCGGATGGTGCTTGGTGCTTTAGGATCCCTGTTAAATCTCGAAGACGATATGGAGGTCATTGGCAAAGCATCGAATGGCAAGGAAGCCATATCTCTTGTCCAAACGCTCAAACCGGATGTATGCATCATGGATATTGAAATGCCGGAAAAGAGCGGCTTGGAGGCGGCGGAAGAATTGAAGGGCATAGGCTGCAAAGTTATTATTCTGACAACCTTTGCAAGGTCAGGGTATTTTCAGCGTGCCCTTAAGGCCGGTGTAAGGGGGTACTTATTAAAAGACAGCCCAAGTGAAGAGCTCGCCAGCTCAATCAGAAACGTCGTAGAAGGAAAGCGCATCTATGCACCTGAATTAATGGATGATGTATATGGAGAAGAAAACCCGCTGACCGACCGTGAAAAAGAGGTGCTTGAGCTGATTGCCGACGGCAAAAACACCAGAGAAATTGCCGACCAGCTCAGCATTAAAACAGGAACCGTCCGTAACTATATCTCTGCTATTCTAGACAAGCTCGAAGTTACGAACAGGATTGAAGCCATTACCCAGTCCAAAGAGAAGGGCTGGTTTAAATAA
- a CDS encoding branched-chain amino acid aminotransferase produces the protein MNEFKIEINRTPEKKQKPAFDNLEFGKNFTDHMFEMDYTAGRGWHDPRIVPYQPLSLDPAAMIFHYGQSVFEGLKAYLTIDNEVLLFRPEKNMERLNKSNSRLCIPEIDEELALYALKELISLDRDWIPNVEGTSLYIRPFVISTEPYLGVAPSKKYKFIIILSPVGAYYKEGINPVKIAVQNEYVRAVKGGTGTAKTGGNYAASLKAQELASLTGYSQVLWLDGKENKYIEEVGSMNIFFKINGEVVTPELNGSILEGITRNSVLELLKYWNIPVAERRISIEEIYQAHADGQLEEAFGTGTAAVISPIGEFFWDNKKIEISGGITGELSKKIYDTLTGIQKGTAPDPFGWSVKVEKRGSRH, from the coding sequence ATGAATGAATTTAAAATTGAAATCAATCGCACACCTGAGAAAAAACAAAAACCTGCATTTGATAACCTGGAGTTTGGCAAAAATTTTACCGATCATATGTTTGAAATGGATTATACTGCCGGCAGGGGATGGCATGATCCAAGAATTGTACCTTATCAGCCGCTTTCACTTGATCCCGCTGCAATGATTTTCCATTATGGGCAAAGTGTCTTCGAAGGGTTAAAAGCATATCTTACAATCGATAATGAGGTATTGCTGTTCAGGCCAGAAAAGAATATGGAGAGATTGAATAAATCCAACTCCAGATTATGCATTCCTGAAATTGATGAAGAGCTTGCTCTTTATGCCTTAAAAGAATTAATATCACTCGATCGTGACTGGATTCCCAATGTTGAAGGAACTTCACTGTACATCCGTCCATTTGTCATTTCAACTGAGCCATACCTTGGAGTGGCACCATCAAAGAAATACAAATTCATCATTATTCTTTCTCCAGTAGGCGCCTACTATAAGGAAGGCATCAACCCTGTTAAAATTGCTGTTCAAAACGAATATGTCCGTGCCGTAAAAGGGGGAACAGGCACCGCTAAAACCGGAGGAAACTATGCAGCGAGTCTGAAAGCACAGGAGCTTGCCAGCTTAACTGGATATTCACAGGTTCTATGGCTGGACGGAAAAGAAAATAAATATATTGAAGAAGTGGGAAGCATGAACATTTTCTTCAAAATTAACGGTGAAGTTGTAACACCTGAGCTTAATGGAAGCATCCTAGAAGGAATCACCAGAAACTCTGTACTCGAGTTGCTGAAATACTGGAATATCCCAGTGGCAGAGCGCAGAATCTCCATTGAAGAAATCTACCAGGCACATGCGGATGGACAGCTTGAAGAAGCATTTGGAACTGGCACTGCTGCTGTTATCTCTCCAATTGGCGAATTTTTCTGGGACAATAAGAAAATTGAAATCAGCGGCGGGATCACCGGCGAATTATCTAAGAAAATCTATGATACTTTGACAGGCATCCAAAAAGGAACCGCGCCAGACCCGTTTGGATGGAGTGTAAAAGTGGAAAAAAGAGGCAGCAGGCATTAA
- a CDS encoding DUF1292 domain-containing protein, whose protein sequence is MDKIEVGEVFTISDENDQEMEVEVLASAEVDGHQYAAVSFVEDLEEDTEEDIDVFFLKLDEDGDFTPIESDEEFNKISAVFEEMINEE, encoded by the coding sequence ATGGACAAGATAGAAGTTGGAGAAGTATTTACAATCAGTGATGAAAATGATCAGGAAATGGAAGTGGAGGTCCTCGCTTCTGCAGAGGTGGATGGCCATCAATATGCTGCTGTCAGCTTCGTAGAAGATCTTGAAGAAGACACAGAAGAAGATATCGACGTGTTCTTCTTAAAACTGGATGAAGACGGCGACTTTACCCCCATTGAAAGCGACGAAGAATTTAACAAGATCTCTGCTGTATTCGAGGAAATGATAAACGAGGAATAG
- a CDS encoding CBASS cGAMP-activated phospholipase — protein sequence MKILCIDGGGIRGVFAVSILKALEEELNLQAGDYFDMIAGTSTGSIIAASLILKKDMSEVLKGYESFGKKIFVKQAKVGLFKSVYSDKYLRRFIRKAFGETELSDIKKPLLIPAVDVTHGKPFIHRSNYGSTGNESLSMKLWDAVLSSCSAPVYFPPNNISNSYLSIDGGLWANNPSLVCITEAMHHFKEELQKIKILSLGTGLQKIDFTIDNNKYWGVKHWLPFQLPSMKVTPKLLDLALHLSSESVTYHCKHLLGENYLRINEELGEEMPFDEIKFVEELVMLGEKVYQDRREEIKKFILS from the coding sequence ATGAAAATATTATGCATCGATGGCGGTGGAATACGCGGTGTCTTTGCTGTCAGCATTTTAAAAGCTCTCGAAGAGGAACTGAATCTGCAAGCCGGCGACTATTTTGATATGATTGCTGGCACAAGCACCGGATCTATAATTGCCGCTTCACTGATCCTGAAGAAAGATATGAGCGAGGTCTTGAAAGGATACGAGTCATTCGGGAAAAAAATATTTGTAAAACAGGCAAAGGTTGGCCTCTTTAAAAGTGTATACAGTGATAAGTACCTGCGGCGTTTTATCCGCAAAGCTTTTGGTGAAACAGAGCTTTCCGATATTAAAAAGCCGCTTTTAATTCCTGCTGTCGATGTGACCCATGGCAAGCCATTTATCCACCGTTCCAATTACGGCAGTACTGGAAATGAAAGTTTATCAATGAAGCTTTGGGACGCAGTACTATCCTCCTGTTCAGCACCTGTATATTTCCCTCCTAATAACATCAGCAACAGTTATTTATCGATAGACGGAGGGCTTTGGGCGAATAATCCATCACTCGTCTGCATTACGGAGGCTATGCATCACTTCAAGGAGGAGCTGCAAAAAATAAAAATCCTTTCCCTTGGAACCGGTCTTCAAAAAATTGACTTTACGATTGACAATAATAAATACTGGGGTGTAAAACATTGGCTGCCTTTCCAGCTCCCGTCCATGAAAGTGACGCCGAAGCTTTTGGACCTGGCCCTTCATTTATCCTCCGAATCTGTTACCTACCATTGCAAGCATCTGCTCGGAGAAAATTACTTGCGCATAAATGAAGAACTGGGGGAAGAAATGCCATTTGATGAAATAAAGTTTGTGGAGGAATTGGTTATGCTTGGAGAGAAGGTCTATCAGGACCGGCGGGAGGAAATAAAAAAGTTTATACTATCGTGA
- a CDS encoding glycosyl hydrolase family 18 protein: protein MKRIHQMLILIVFIFSSGFAAGIYYTNITDQGQPLKQSVPVSQSSKLLVKKGIPELSEIPEKVLMGYIQDYRDPKSIDYSNLTHILFSFAHPEKDGSISLNGDSALKNLRSVVRNAHRQDVKAILAVGGWFHINGGESYDYFKQAIADESSRDRLVKELAGLAQNENLDGIDIDFEHPRSKEDAKYLAVFIHKLSEMLHANGKVLSVAVHAKIHSVTGTETGYVVYEPSMFMKVDYVNIMAYDGQWDGGYNARNLSPYSFTENIANYWGQLFDSQGIPKDKLVLGVPLYAQPADPAIKPVSYNAVINDNPENAEKDKISLNGTDYYYNGAKTMKKKTALALNHGFGGMMIWEVGHDAKGPYSLMGTIAEALQNTEEPVKYYSLKNTK, encoded by the coding sequence GTGAAAAGAATACACCAAATGCTGATATTGATTGTTTTTATATTTTCCAGCGGTTTTGCTGCAGGCATTTACTATACAAACATCACCGATCAAGGCCAGCCTTTAAAACAGTCTGTGCCGGTTTCACAATCCAGCAAACTTCTGGTCAAAAAAGGAATCCCGGAGCTTTCGGAGATTCCCGAAAAAGTGCTGATGGGTTATATCCAGGATTACCGTGATCCAAAATCGATCGATTATTCAAATCTGACACATATCCTATTTTCTTTCGCTCATCCTGAGAAGGACGGCAGCATTTCTTTAAATGGTGATTCAGCCCTGAAAAATCTGAGAAGTGTGGTAAGAAATGCACACCGGCAAGATGTAAAGGCTATACTTGCCGTAGGGGGATGGTTTCATATCAATGGCGGGGAATCTTATGATTATTTTAAACAAGCCATAGCTGATGAATCCTCGAGAGATAGGCTGGTAAAAGAACTGGCGGGACTGGCTCAAAACGAAAACCTTGATGGCATTGACATTGATTTTGAGCATCCGCGTTCTAAAGAGGATGCAAAATACCTGGCAGTCTTTATCCATAAGCTTAGCGAAATGCTTCATGCAAACGGCAAAGTGCTGTCTGTTGCGGTCCATGCCAAAATTCATAGTGTAACCGGGACAGAGACGGGCTATGTCGTATATGAGCCTTCTATGTTCATGAAGGTTGATTATGTAAATATTATGGCTTATGATGGCCAGTGGGATGGCGGTTACAATGCTCGCAATCTTTCTCCGTACTCCTTTACAGAGAATATAGCAAACTATTGGGGACAATTATTTGATTCACAGGGTATTCCAAAAGATAAGCTGGTTCTGGGGGTTCCGCTTTATGCTCAGCCAGCAGATCCTGCTATTAAGCCGGTATCATATAATGCAGTCATAAACGATAACCCTGAAAACGCAGAAAAGGATAAGATCAGCCTAAATGGCACCGACTACTACTATAATGGTGCCAAAACGATGAAAAAGAAAACAGCCCTGGCTCTCAATCACGGATTCGGCGGAATGATGATCTGGGAAGTGGGCCATGACGCCAAAGGACCATACAGCCTTATGGGAACGATTGCTGAAGCTCTCCAAAATACAGAAGAACCCGTGAAGTATTATTCCTTGAAAAATACCAAATAA
- a CDS encoding DUF438 domain-containing protein, which produces MSELINNREHQDHHSSPAQDNNGETALPKPEEQPGHPIHTFIRENKAIDKHLREKVKVHLEAFIQEDNGENAYKLLEDCILLLDLDKHYSRKENLLFPYLEKYGIYGPTNNMWSIDDYIRDGIKDAKNLLEDYDGDKQKVTNAVRFIFNEISAMIYREENILFPMALKNLTEDEWVKIAHESDEIGFCLTGPQGEWKPERKGIAGKAISEGYIKMETGILSLKQLELLFNHLPVDITFIDHEDVVRYFSHGKERIFARTKAVIGRTVQNCHPPRSVHAVEELLKDLKAGRKDSEDFWIKFKDKYVYIRYFAVRDENGSYAGTLEFTQNINPIQEIEGEKRILL; this is translated from the coding sequence GTGAGCGAATTGATTAATAACCGTGAACATCAGGACCATCACAGCAGTCCTGCTCAGGACAATAATGGCGAAACCGCTCTTCCCAAGCCGGAAGAACAGCCCGGACACCCCATACATACATTTATCCGGGAGAATAAGGCAATTGATAAGCATCTGAGGGAAAAGGTAAAAGTCCATCTCGAAGCGTTCATCCAGGAGGATAACGGGGAAAATGCATATAAACTATTGGAAGACTGCATCCTGCTGCTTGATCTTGATAAGCATTACAGCCGGAAGGAAAATCTGCTTTTCCCATACTTGGAGAAGTACGGAATCTATGGACCAACAAATAATATGTGGAGCATCGATGACTATATCAGGGATGGAATCAAGGATGCCAAAAACCTGCTCGAGGATTACGATGGGGACAAGCAAAAGGTCACCAATGCCGTGCGTTTCATTTTCAATGAAATAAGCGCTATGATTTACAGGGAGGAAAATATCCTTTTCCCTATGGCCTTAAAGAATCTTACAGAAGATGAATGGGTTAAGATTGCCCATGAGAGCGATGAGATTGGCTTCTGCCTGACCGGCCCGCAAGGAGAATGGAAGCCCGAACGCAAAGGGATTGCTGGGAAAGCAATATCAGAAGGCTATATCAAAATGGAAACTGGCATTTTATCATTGAAACAGCTGGAGCTATTATTCAATCATTTGCCTGTTGATATCACATTTATTGATCATGAAGACGTAGTCCGCTATTTCTCTCACGGAAAGGAAAGAATCTTTGCCAGAACCAAAGCCGTGATAGGGCGAACCGTGCAGAATTGCCATCCTCCCCGCAGTGTCCATGCTGTGGAAGAATTGCTGAAGGATCTTAAGGCAGGCCGAAAGGACTCTGAAGATTTCTGGATAAAATTTAAAGATAAATATGTTTATATCCGTTATTTTGCTGTAAGGGATGAAAACGGAAGCTATGCAGGAACCCTGGAATTCACACAGAATATCAATCCAATCCAGGAAATCGAGGGAGAAAAAAGAATTCTTTTATAA
- the pepF gene encoding oligoendopeptidase F: MKTYKNRNDVPLNEKWNLEDIYSSLEKWEEDYQRIEQLADKLKTFDGQIQDGYSLYQYLEQKEKLSYIFNKLYAYAMLKTDEDTRVSDSQAFVDRAKQLGVKISSSTSFFMPFLLSLDEETLKSYIAEEKGLKYFEEDLLESFRYKPHVLNKDQEEILSRLGEALSVPSHTFGMMNNADIKFGDVTKDDGEKVELTRGMYAKIMEEEDREKRKEAYRAYYQPYVQLKNSIASTLSAAIKNNVSMAKIRNYPSALEKGLFGDKVPKEVYVNLIETTKKNIGAMHQYTRIRKKQLGLDELRQYDLSVPLAEGVKPDISYEEAYETMCKALEPLGEDYINILKEFKSGRYIDVRETPGKRSGAYNLGIYGVHPYILLNHRDDLDSLFTLAHECGHGVHSKLSSQHQPQITARYSIFVAEVASTVNEVLLINYLLNREKDKQVRRHLLNHFIDQFKGTFFTQVMFAEFEMKTHELAEKGEPLNAEVFSGIYERLFREYNGDEIVFDEEVKFGWARIPHFYRPFYVYKYATGFASAIHLAAKILEGDKETLQSYLEFLKSGSSDYPLELLKKTGVDLTSPYPIENSLRKFRELVEEFGNQ, from the coding sequence ATGAAGACATACAAAAACAGAAATGATGTTCCGCTAAATGAAAAATGGAATCTGGAAGACATTTATTCCAGTTTGGAAAAATGGGAGGAAGATTACCAGAGGATTGAACAATTAGCTGATAAGCTGAAGACCTTTGATGGGCAGATTCAAGATGGTTATTCCCTGTATCAATATCTTGAGCAAAAAGAAAAACTTTCTTACATATTTAATAAGCTATATGCATATGCGATGCTAAAAACAGATGAAGACACACGGGTGTCTGATTCACAGGCTTTTGTGGACAGGGCAAAGCAATTAGGCGTTAAAATCAGTTCTTCCACTTCTTTTTTTATGCCTTTTCTTTTAAGTCTGGATGAAGAAACCCTAAAAAGCTATATTGCTGAGGAAAAGGGCTTGAAATACTTTGAGGAAGATCTGCTCGAATCTTTCCGCTATAAGCCTCATGTCCTTAATAAGGACCAGGAAGAAATTCTGTCCCGCCTTGGCGAAGCACTTTCGGTTCCAAGTCATACATTTGGAATGATGAATAATGCTGATATAAAGTTTGGCGATGTAACAAAAGACGATGGCGAAAAGGTTGAACTGACACGCGGCATGTATGCAAAAATTATGGAAGAGGAAGACCGGGAAAAGAGAAAAGAAGCGTATAGGGCCTATTACCAGCCTTATGTGCAGCTAAAGAATTCCATTGCTTCCACCCTTTCTGCTGCGATAAAAAACAATGTGAGCATGGCCAAAATCCGGAATTATCCTTCAGCCCTTGAAAAAGGATTATTTGGAGATAAGGTGCCCAAGGAAGTATATGTAAATCTTATTGAGACCACTAAAAAAAATATCGGGGCAATGCATCAGTATACCAGGATCCGCAAGAAACAGTTAGGCCTTGACGAGCTGAGGCAATATGATTTGAGTGTTCCATTAGCAGAGGGTGTAAAACCTGATATATCATATGAAGAAGCTTATGAAACGATGTGTAAAGCATTGGAGCCTCTTGGAGAGGATTATATTAATATTCTCAAGGAGTTTAAGTCAGGGCGCTATATTGATGTGCGGGAAACTCCAGGGAAGCGGTCAGGGGCGTATAACCTGGGCATCTACGGCGTTCATCCCTATATCCTCCTGAATCACCGGGATGATCTGGACAGCCTTTTCACACTTGCACATGAATGCGGACATGGTGTCCACAGTAAGCTGAGCTCTCAGCACCAGCCGCAGATTACCGCCCGATATAGCATCTTTGTAGCGGAAGTGGCTTCAACAGTAAACGAAGTGCTGCTGATTAATTATTTGCTGAACAGGGAAAAGGATAAACAAGTCCGCAGGCATCTCCTTAATCATTTTATTGATCAGTTTAAAGGAACCTTCTTCACTCAAGTCATGTTTGCTGAATTTGAGATGAAAACGCACGAATTAGCTGAAAAGGGAGAACCGCTTAACGCTGAAGTTTTCAGCGGAATCTATGAACGCTTATTCCGCGAATATAATGGGGATGAAATAGTCTTTGATGAAGAGGTAAAATTCGGCTGGGCTAGGATCCCTCATTTTTACCGTCCATTTTATGTTTATAAGTACGCTACCGGATTTGCGTCTGCCATTCATTTGGCAGCGAAAATTCTTGAAGGGGACAAAGAAACGCTGCAAAGCTATCTTGAGTTCTTAAAAAGCGGAAGTTCCGATTATCCGCTTGAGCTGTTAAAGAAAACCGGAGTGGATCTGACTTCCCCATATCCAATTGAAAACTCACTTCGGAAATTCAGAGAACTTGTAGAAGAATTCGGAAACCAATAG
- the selD gene encoding selenide, water dikinase SelD — protein MSREEIIKLTSLSTKGGUGCKIGPEDLAQVLRHLPKSVPDPNLLVGLDTSDDAGVYKINDETALVQTLDFFTPIVDDPYMFGQIAAANSLSDIYAMGGKPITVMNIVGFPISKLDKNILADILAGASDKVRESGAVLVGGHSIDDQEPKFGLSVTGTVHPERVRTNAGAKPGDKLILTKPIGVGILTQAIKRDMLDQEGIDRVMEVMAALNKDAAEAMDNYQVNACTDITGFGLLGHAMEIAEGSGTGITIESKAVPILPKTRELAEQNIIPGGSKKNHKWLSGRIQYENIDDVDQVILCDAITSGGLLITVPETEAELLLKDLKVKGVEWASIIGTVTDQNPGKITVI, from the coding sequence ATGTCGAGAGAAGAAATCATAAAACTAACTTCTTTATCTACAAAAGGCGGCTGAGGATGCAAAATTGGTCCTGAAGACCTGGCGCAGGTTCTGCGTCATTTGCCAAAGTCTGTACCTGACCCCAACCTTTTAGTAGGACTGGATACTTCTGATGATGCAGGTGTATATAAAATAAATGATGAAACTGCCCTGGTGCAGACACTTGATTTCTTTACTCCTATCGTGGATGACCCGTATATGTTCGGGCAGATTGCCGCAGCCAATTCACTTAGCGATATTTACGCTATGGGCGGAAAGCCGATAACCGTTATGAATATTGTAGGTTTTCCAATCAGCAAATTGGATAAAAACATCCTTGCAGACATTCTGGCTGGCGCATCCGATAAAGTTAGAGAATCCGGTGCTGTTTTAGTTGGAGGGCACTCCATTGATGACCAGGAGCCAAAATTCGGTTTATCTGTGACTGGAACAGTACATCCTGAACGAGTTAGAACAAATGCAGGAGCCAAACCTGGTGACAAACTGATTTTAACCAAGCCGATTGGCGTGGGCATTCTTACTCAAGCGATTAAAAGGGATATGCTGGATCAGGAAGGAATTGACCGTGTAATGGAAGTCATGGCTGCCTTAAATAAAGACGCAGCTGAAGCTATGGATAACTACCAGGTCAATGCCTGTACAGACATTACCGGTTTTGGCCTTCTAGGCCACGCAATGGAGATTGCGGAAGGAAGCGGCACAGGCATTACCATTGAAAGCAAAGCCGTTCCAATCCTTCCAAAAACAAGAGAGCTTGCTGAACAGAATATTATTCCTGGAGGCTCCAAAAAGAATCATAAATGGCTGTCCGGCCGGATTCAATATGAAAATATTGATGATGTGGACCAGGTGATCCTTTGTGATGCCATCACTTCAGGGGGACTTTTAATAACCGTTCCTGAAACAGAAGCTGAATTGCTCCTTAAAGATCTTAAGGTAAAAGGAGTAGAATGGGCTTCCATCATTGGGACTGTCACAGATCAGAATCCTGGAAAGATTACTGTTATCTGA